The Periophthalmus magnuspinnatus isolate fPerMag1 chromosome 17, fPerMag1.2.pri, whole genome shotgun sequence sequence TGAACGCTGTTGGTTGTTGTCATTGCCTGATTTGGCACCTTTTGTAATTTAACTCGTTTAACTGCTTTAAACCTGTTTATTGTGTTCTGTCACTGTAGCCGGAATTGCTGagcttaaatgtaaatgtaaatataaaaatttgatgcttttttaaaaattcttagaaatagaaacaaaacGATCATATTTGACTGTAATCATCAAAGCTGGCTGTTTTACTTATGATGTCAgacttttaatttatatttgtaaaCATAAGTTAAAATCAGTTTATTGAAAACTGAGATTTGTCCAAAGTATGGTCCCTACAGCAGCTTCAGTATCTGAGCATGTtcagttcaaatgaaaaattaggTCAAGTCAgtaatgttccaaacaggacaAAGACATCTGTCCTTGTCCCTTTTGCTCCGGATCGGTGCCAGTGATCTTTGTTCACATGGCACAttatttcaaagggtaaacacgcTTCATTCTTGTTAAGTGTTTGTATCAAATGAATAAACAGCCAAATAAAAAGCCAAATACTCCATAGATACAGGTTATAGTAGAGGACTGCTTTAAAACACTAATACCGTGTGAGTGCATCAGTGGGTCAAGAGCGCTCTCTACAGGTGTTCTGCTCAGATGTTACCAAAAAGGTATTTAAAAACTGATTGCAATTGACTTTCCAGTGTTACCAAAAATATGTGTGTACAGCAGTCAAGATCTCAGGCACTGTAGTATGATGGATTAAAAGTCCTTTATTCCAGCATGGGCAGTCAACGCATGTGGACACTAGTTTTCACCAGGGCATTGCAGCTAAATGTGTCGGCTGCCCAGGCTGTAATAAAGGACCTTAGGCCTCTGACAGTTTGTGTCCCTGCAGCGTTCCAGAGGTACGCCTCTCTGAGCGACCTGTCCCTGCCCAAGGCCCTGCAGTTAGAGCTCAGCGGAGACGTGGAGGACTGTCTCGTGGACATCGGTTAGACcccccctccttttctcctcctgtctgtgcATACTTCTGTCTCCTGTATTAAGCCTGTACATTATTAATATATAATCATAAtgattcattattcattcataatCTTAATAATGTAGATCTGTGTGTTACAGTCAAAGTGTGCTGGAACACACCGGCTTTCTTCGCAGAGAAACTACATGAGGCCATGAAGGTAAGActgttcttttctctcctcctatcTACTCTTtggtccctctctcctctgtagtATTCTGCTTAACCTCAGTGAGATGTTTCTCCTGCAGAGCCATGGCACATGTGAACAGTCTCTgatctcccctcctcttcttctcctctctctctcctctcttctcctcttctcttttgtaGTCTTCTGCTAAAGTGAGATGTTTCTCCTGACAGGGCCATGGCACATGTGAGCAATCTTTGATCCGAGTGCTCGTGAGCCGCTCTGAGCTGGACCTGAAGAAGATCGTGGAGGAGTACTACGCCATGTACAaccgccacctgcaggaggacATTGTGGTAAGTGCCCTCACCCCACATATTTAAGAGACTCTATCCATGTTACAGTGTTTTCTCACCAAAGCATCTTGTTTTATTCCATGGTTTGAGCTCTTGGGTAAAGTTGGATCCATTTGGCTATAAACTTCTACACTCTTTGTTCTCTACATCAAAACATGCTTATAGACGcactatgttgttgttttttaaagttgaGGGTCCGACCTGGAAGGGTCCCCAAATAAAAAAACGACAACCTaggaatctccatggagacaagtaggagaCACCACtattcaatactaaaactagtattgacactagatacttatttctgaaggtatcaatattaaaaaagtcatattcacaggacagaaatgagtctattctgaatatgtttatacTGATGTCTCTCTATCtttaagtataagacacatagactagtatacacccatggaccactatgaacctactggacactgagatAACACAGATGGACTAGTACACACACATTACCTCACTGTGAGCCTGTTTGTGTCTCCAGAGGGACACAAAGGGACACTACCAGAAGGTGCTGCTGGGACTGTGTGGACCCATCTGACCTCTGGACctgtccacctccatctccaCATATTCATCTCCACCTGTCCACCTCCACATATTCATCTCCACCTGTCCACCTACAGCAGGGACATCCAACCATCTCCCACTGAAGACACTAGAAGAGAGAAGTGTGACGTCCATTTGACTGGACACTTTGTAAGTCCTCAAAGATTCCAACGATCATCATCAAGGAATTtcaaaaaagagcaaaaattAATCTGCACTCTTTATGTTTCATAATACATCTCTTGTTATTTAATTGATATTGAGTCAATTTATTCTAACTAaccagaggcactgctctgtctgctctgttagacttaaaacaaattaaatcagATTAAACACAATGGACGAGGTGAGCTGAATACAGTCACAAgcttgctagcattagccaacagtttttctgtgtgccactctcaccttttttgtgtaaaatcaaactcttaaacaggaccatggacgCTTGGATTGTTCTCACGCTCctggtgctgtttaaatccatttaatattttttcctttcattttcagAAAATCTAAAATCTTACAGGCgccgtttgctaatgtgtgcatgctgtcaccatggaaagtgctgaacattcctccatagacatacatgcagaaatTGTCAAATGTACT is a genomic window containing:
- the LOC117384815 gene encoding annexin A1-like: MQLAQKDAEILFEAGEKQKGTNVDAFIKILTTRSTAQLSKTFQRYASLSDLSLPKALQLELSGDVEDCLVDIVKVCWNTPAFFAEKLHEAMKGHGTCEQSLIRVLVSRSELDLKKIVEEYYAMYNRHLQEDIVRDTKGHYQKVLLGLCGPI